CGTGTCGCGATCGGGCCCGCGCTCCAGCGCCAACACCTCAAGGCCCTCATCGGCCAGTTCGATCCCCAGGATCGAGCCGGTCCAGCCCAAACCGACGATCACCACGTCCTTGCGCTTTTCTTCACGTGCCATGGTTCAAGCCCTCTCGCCCGAGATGGAAACCGGCCCCAGCGGATAGGGCACGTCGTCCTTTGACGGGTCCGTCCATTCCAGGAAACTCGCCCGCGCGCCGGGGAACCCGATATGGACCCAGGACGCCATGCCGTGATTGCCGCCGTGACGCGGATCGGCGAAATAGCCTTCCTTCGTATTCTGAAGCAGCAGGGCAAAGAAATCGCGCAGTTCCGGGGCAAGCGGCACGTCGCCCGCCTCCAGCGCGGTCAGCGCGGCGTCCTGCGTGTCCGCGTCGAGATCGGCAAAGCCTGCGCCATGCTCCGAACTGCACCACTCGTTGAATGCCGCGATGCCTCCCCGATACACCTCGGCGGGGCTCAGCGGCGACTGGTATCCAAACAACGGTGCGGCATCCGGCTGATGCGGGCCCTCCATGTACCAGGTGGCGGCCTGCCCGAACTCGCCCGCCATCTCGCGGTCGATGAAGACCGGCACGCGGGTCTCGAGCGCGCCGGGGCCGTCGCCCTCTGACGGGATCAGCCGCGCGGTGGCCGCCATCACGAACGCCCATTCGCCCGCGTCGAAGAATTCGGCCTCATACTGCTCAAGCGGAACCGGCGGCTCCTGCGCGGCAAGGGGCCGGGCAACCGTGGACAAAGCCGCACCGGCGGCCCCGCCCTGGAGGAACTGTCGGCGAGTTGATCGGAAATCGCGGGTGGACATGGAAAAGCTCCTTCGGAGCCGACGCAGGCAGGACGGCGCTGGCAAATTTCTACCAGGCTGCGATATTACGTAACGGAAAGCAACCGGAGGGTGTTCGGTCGCGAAAACCGGGCGTTTCGGCCCGGGGTCAAGTCACGCTTGCCGGAATGTCAAGAAAATCTCCTTGAAAGAACAAATAGTTCTCTCGGCTTACAACTGTAACGCCCGTCCCCGTCACCCGCACTTGCTGTAGCCGCACGCGCCGCAGGTGAGGCAGCCTTCACTCATCCGCATCTCGTACTCGCCGCAGGCCGGGCAGGCGGCGCCGCGGCTGCCGGGAAGGTTCACGACCTCGGCACGCGGATCGGTCTTGAGGCCCATCCCCTCGCCCTCGAGAAAGCCGATACGGATCATGTGCTGTTCGAGAATGCCGCCGATCGCCGCGAGGATCGAGGGCACGTATTTGCCCGCCATCCACGCACCGCCCCGCGGGTCGAACACGGCCTTGAGCTCCTCGACCACGAAACTCACGTCGCCGCCGCGCCGGAACACCGCCGAGATCATCCGCGTGAGCGCCACGGTCCACGCGAAATGCTCCATGTTCTTCGAGTTGATGAACACCTCGAAGGGCCGCCTGTGCCCGCCCAGCACGATGTCGTTCACGGTGACATAGATCGCGTGGCTGCTGTCGGGCCACTTCAGCTTGTAGGTCGCCCCCTCGAGCTCCTGCGGACGGTCCAGCGGCTCGGCCATGTAGATCACATCGCCATCCTCCGATACGCCCACGCCCCGGACCTGATCCGGGGCCTCCTCGGTCTCTCTCACACTCAGCACGCTTCCCGTCACCTCGTTCGGCCGATAGGTCGTGCAGCCCTTGCAGCCCAGGTCCCAGGCCTGCATGTAGACGTCCTTGAAATCGGCGAAGGAGATGTCCTCGGGGCAGTTGATCGTCTTCGAGATCGACGAATCCACCCATTTCTGCGCCGCCGCCTGCATGCGCACGTGATCCATCGGCGCAAGCGTCTGGGCGTTCACGAAATGGTCGGGCAGGGGCGCGTCGCCCATCATGTCGCGCCACATCTGCACGGCGTAATCCACCACCTCCTCCTCCGTTCGGCTGCCGTCCTTCTGAAGCACCTTGCGGGTGTAGGAATGGGCGAAGACCGGCTCGATCCCGCTCGAGACGTTGCCGGCATAGAGGCTGATCGTGCCCGTGGGGGCGATCGAGGTCAGAAGCGCGTTGCGGATGCCATGCGTGGCGATGGCTGCGCGCACATCCTCGTCCATGCCCTGCATCGTTCCGCTGGCAAGATACGGCTCGGCCTCGAACAGCGCGAAGGCACCCTTCTCGCGCGCAAGCTCGACCGAGGCGAGGTAGGCCGCCCGCGCGACCGCGCGCAGCCAGCTTTCGGTCTGCGCCGCGGCTTCCTCGCTGCCATAACGCAATCCCACCATCATCAACGCATCGGCGAGCCCGGTGACGCCGAGGCCGATCCGCCGCTTGGCCTTCGCCTCGGCCTCCTGCTCTGGAAGGGGAAAGCGGCTCGCATCGACGACATTGTCCATCATCCGCACCGCGACGGACACCAGTTCGGCCAGTTCCGCCTCGTCCACCCGCGCGTCCCCACCGAACGGGTCGCGCACCAGCCGGGCGAGGTTGACCGAACCCAGAAGACATGCGCCATAAGGCGGGAGCGGCTGCTCTCCGCAGGGATTGGTGGCCGCGATCGTCTCGCAGTAATGCAGGTTGTTGGCGGCGTTGATGCGGTC
This window of the Roseovarius sp. SCSIO 43702 genome carries:
- a CDS encoding adenosylcobalamin-dependent ribonucleoside-diphosphate reductase, which encodes MSRFAAPISQSIWDMKYRFKDADGTPRDATVEDTWRRIARALAAVEAEPEAWEDRFYEALEDFRFLPAGRIIAGAGTERSVTLFNCFVMGTIPDDMGGIFDALREAALTMQQGGGIGYDFSTIRPRGADVKGVGADASGPLSFMDVWDAMCRTIMSAGSRRGAMMATMRCDHPDIEEFIAVKADPARLRMFNLSVLVTDAFMEAVKADGPWELSFGGKVYRTLEARDLWNRIMQATYDFAEPGVIFIDRINAANNLHYCETIAATNPCGEQPLPPYGACLLGSVNLARLVRDPFGGDARVDEAELAELVSVAVRMMDNVVDASRFPLPEQEAEAKAKRRIGLGVTGLADALMMVGLRYGSEEAAAQTESWLRAVARAAYLASVELAREKGAFALFEAEPYLASGTMQGMDEDVRAAIATHGIRNALLTSIAPTGTISLYAGNVSSGIEPVFAHSYTRKVLQKDGSRTEEEVVDYAVQMWRDMMGDAPLPDHFVNAQTLAPMDHVRMQAAAQKWVDSSISKTINCPEDISFADFKDVYMQAWDLGCKGCTTYRPNEVTGSVLSVRETEEAPDQVRGVGVSEDGDVIYMAEPLDRPQELEGATYKLKWPDSSHAIYVTVNDIVLGGHRRPFEVFINSKNMEHFAWTVALTRMISAVFRRGGDVSFVVEELKAVFDPRGGAWMAGKYVPSILAAIGGILEQHMIRIGFLEGEGMGLKTDPRAEVVNLPGSRGAACPACGEYEMRMSEGCLTCGACGYSKCG
- a CDS encoding gluconate 2-dehydrogenase subunit 3 family protein, producing the protein MSTRDFRSTRRQFLQGGAAGAALSTVARPLAAQEPPVPLEQYEAEFFDAGEWAFVMAATARLIPSEGDGPGALETRVPVFIDREMAGEFGQAATWYMEGPHQPDAAPLFGYQSPLSPAEVYRGGIAAFNEWCSSEHGAGFADLDADTQDAALTALEAGDVPLAPELRDFFALLLQNTKEGYFADPRHGGNHGMASWVHIGFPGARASFLEWTDPSKDDVPYPLGPVSISGERA